The following coding sequences are from one Ramlibacter henchirensis window:
- a CDS encoding zinc-finger domain-containing protein, with product MDAPAKKQTVVELRASDLNGNGGVFCPSPVAGMKLWNTHPRIFLDVARTGEARCAYCGTIYKLKEGEHVGRGH from the coding sequence ATGGACGCCCCCGCGAAAAAGCAGACGGTCGTCGAACTGCGCGCCAGCGACCTGAACGGCAACGGCGGCGTGTTCTGCCCGAGCCCGGTGGCCGGCATGAAGCTGTGGAACACGCATCCCCGCATCTTCCTGGACGTGGCGCGCACGGGCGAGGCGCGCTGTGCGTACTGCGGCACGATCTACAAGCTCAAGGAAGGCGAGCACGTCGGCCGCGGCCACTGA
- the radA gene encoding DNA repair protein RadA, which yields MAKDRTTYSCTECGGTTPKWQGKCPQCGAWNTLIETVAETPAAQRHRFASLAPTAGVAVLADIEASEVARTPTGIGELDRVLGGGIVEGGVVLIGGDPGIGKSTLLLQAMDALQHAGVGCLYVTGEESGAQVALRSRRLGLDNSQVQVLAEIQLEKILGTLAGTKPAVAVIDSIQTVYSDQLTSAPGSVAQVRECAAHLTRAAKASGTCIVLVGHVTKEGALAGPRVLEHMVDTVLYFEGDTHSSFRLVRAIKNRFGAVNEIGVFAMTEKGLKGVANPSAIFLSQHAEPVPGSCVLVTLEGTRPMLVEVQALVDTGGPSPRRLSVGLERDRLAMLLAVLHRHAGVACLDQDVFVNAVGGVRITEPAADLAVMLSITSSLRGRPLPKGFIAFGEVGLAGEVRPAPRGQERLREAAKLGFSVAVVPKANAPKKGSREIEGLTIHAVDRIEEAMDVVRGLD from the coding sequence GTGGCCAAAGACAGAACGACCTACAGCTGCACTGAGTGCGGCGGGACCACGCCGAAGTGGCAGGGCAAGTGCCCGCAGTGCGGCGCCTGGAACACCTTGATCGAAACCGTCGCCGAAACGCCGGCCGCGCAGCGCCATCGCTTCGCCTCGCTGGCGCCCACCGCGGGGGTCGCGGTGCTCGCCGACATCGAGGCCAGCGAGGTGGCGCGCACGCCCACAGGCATTGGCGAGCTCGACCGGGTGCTGGGCGGCGGCATCGTCGAAGGCGGTGTGGTGCTGATCGGCGGCGACCCCGGCATCGGCAAGTCCACGTTGCTGCTGCAGGCGATGGACGCGCTGCAGCACGCGGGCGTGGGCTGCCTCTACGTCACCGGGGAGGAGTCCGGCGCGCAGGTGGCGCTGCGCTCGAGGCGCCTGGGCCTGGACAACTCGCAGGTGCAGGTACTGGCCGAGATCCAGCTGGAGAAGATCCTGGGGACGCTCGCAGGCACCAAGCCCGCAGTGGCCGTCATCGACTCGATCCAGACCGTCTATTCCGACCAGCTCACTTCGGCGCCGGGCTCGGTGGCCCAGGTGCGTGAATGCGCCGCGCACCTGACGCGCGCGGCCAAGGCTTCCGGCACCTGCATCGTCCTGGTCGGGCACGTGACGAAGGAAGGCGCCCTGGCCGGTCCGCGCGTGCTGGAGCACATGGTGGACACCGTGCTCTATTTCGAGGGCGACACGCATTCCAGCTTCCGCCTGGTGCGCGCGATCAAGAACCGCTTCGGCGCCGTGAACGAGATCGGCGTGTTCGCGATGACGGAAAAGGGCCTCAAGGGCGTCGCCAACCCGAGCGCGATCTTCCTCTCGCAGCACGCCGAGCCCGTGCCCGGCAGCTGCGTGCTCGTCACGCTGGAAGGCACGCGGCCGATGCTGGTCGAAGTGCAGGCGCTGGTGGACACCGGCGGCCCCAGCCCGCGGCGGCTGTCTGTGGGCCTGGAACGCGATCGCCTCGCCATGCTGCTGGCCGTGCTGCATCGCCATGCGGGTGTCGCCTGCCTGGACCAGGACGTGTTCGTCAACGCGGTCGGTGGCGTGCGCATCACCGAACCGGCGGCGGACCTCGCGGTGATGCTGTCCATCACCTCGTCGTTGCGGGGCCGGCCGCTGCCCAAGGGCTTCATCGCCTTCGGCGAAGTGGGCCTGGCAGGCGAAGTGCGGCCGGCGCCGCGCGGGCAGGAGCGGCTGCGCGAGGCGGCCAAGCTCGGCTTTTCGGTCGCGGTGGTTCCGAAGGCCAACGCGCCGAAGAAGGGCAGCCGCGAGATCGAGGGCCTCACGATCCATGCGGTGGACCGCATCGAGGAAGCGATGGACGTCGTGCGCGGGCTGGACTGA
- a CDS encoding branched-chain amino acid transaminase yields MTAQPSMADRDGKIWMDGELVDWRDAKIHVLTHTLHYGCGAFEGVRAYNTAGGTAIFRLQEHTERLFNSAKILRMAIPFSKEQVNEAQKQVVRANKLESCYLRPLTWIGSQKLGVSPKGNKIHLMVAAWAWGAYLGEEGLKKGIRVKTSSYTRHHVNITMTQAKAVSNYSNSILANMEALDDGYDEALLLDSSGFVSEGAGENVFVVKDGVVYTPDLSAGALNGITRNTVLHICKDLGIELVQKRITRDEIYIADEAFFTGTAAEVTPIRELDRVEIGAGSRGPVTEKIQNAFFDIVNGRNPKYAHWLTKV; encoded by the coding sequence ATGACTGCACAGCCCTCGATGGCCGACCGCGACGGCAAGATCTGGATGGACGGCGAGCTGGTGGACTGGCGCGACGCGAAGATCCACGTGCTGACCCACACGCTGCACTACGGCTGCGGAGCGTTCGAGGGCGTCCGCGCGTACAACACGGCGGGCGGCACCGCCATCTTCCGGCTGCAGGAGCACACCGAGCGCCTGTTCAACAGCGCCAAGATCCTGCGCATGGCCATCCCGTTCAGCAAGGAGCAGGTCAACGAGGCGCAGAAGCAGGTCGTGCGCGCCAACAAGCTGGAGAGCTGCTACCTGCGCCCGCTCACCTGGATCGGCTCGCAGAAGCTGGGCGTGAGCCCCAAGGGCAACAAGATCCACCTGATGGTGGCGGCCTGGGCCTGGGGCGCCTACCTGGGCGAGGAAGGCCTGAAGAAGGGCATCCGCGTCAAGACGTCGAGCTACACGCGCCACCACGTCAACATCACGATGACGCAGGCCAAGGCGGTCTCCAACTACAGCAACTCCATCCTGGCCAACATGGAAGCGCTGGACGACGGCTATGACGAGGCGCTGCTGCTGGACAGCTCCGGCTTCGTGAGCGAAGGCGCGGGCGAGAACGTGTTCGTGGTCAAGGACGGCGTGGTCTACACGCCGGACCTGTCGGCCGGCGCGCTCAACGGCATCACGCGCAACACCGTGCTCCACATCTGCAAGGACCTGGGCATCGAGCTGGTCCAGAAGCGCATCACCCGCGACGAGATCTACATCGCCGACGAGGCCTTCTTCACCGGCACGGCCGCCGAAGTCACGCCCATCCGCGAGCTGGACCGGGTGGAGATCGGCGCCGGCTCGCGCGGCCCGGTCACCGAAAAGATCCAGAACGCGTTCTTCGACATCGTGAACGGCCGCAATCCCAAGTACGCCCACTGGCTGACCAAGGTCTGA
- a CDS encoding glycerate kinase, with translation MNWQRIFFPVAGVAMVALAWRSWGWPGVALVAGGIVMWMLLHFNQLTRVLRRAADQPIGYVGSAVMLHSKLRTNLTLLHVVGLSRSLGEQLSPRDQQPEVFRWTDGSGSHVTCEFVNGRLSKWTLERPSAEPPAPAQAPQ, from the coding sequence ATGAACTGGCAACGGATCTTCTTTCCCGTCGCGGGCGTGGCGATGGTCGCCCTGGCCTGGCGCAGCTGGGGCTGGCCGGGCGTGGCGCTGGTGGCGGGCGGCATCGTGATGTGGATGCTGCTGCACTTCAACCAGCTCACGCGGGTCCTGCGGCGCGCGGCCGACCAGCCGATCGGCTACGTGGGCAGCGCGGTGATGCTCCACTCGAAGCTGCGCACCAACCTCACGCTGCTGCACGTGGTCGGACTGTCGCGCTCGCTCGGCGAGCAGCTCTCGCCCAGGGACCAGCAGCCCGAAGTGTTCCGCTGGACGGACGGATCCGGCTCGCACGTCACCTGCGAGTTCGTGAACGGCCGGCTGTCGAAATGGACGCTGGAGCGCCCGTCCGCCGAGCCGCCCGCGCCGGCGCAGGCGCCTCAGTAA